In Flavobacteriaceae bacterium, the following proteins share a genomic window:
- a CDS encoding RNA polymerase sigma factor, whose translation MNVETEEEIIKRISEKDMRMLGVLYEKYKTILFNHFMRVTLDYDTSNDLLMETFVRIDKYSHTFKGGFKTRSWIYQISNNLIKDHFKKIKRSYTSIHFQAVDEEQTNIVLPIEIAQRDELLYCAISKLSPSERNIISMYYLLEMSYEDIANVENITINNARIKTCRGLKKLNKLLKHSEI comes from the coding sequence ATGAATGTCGAAACAGAAGAAGAAATAATCAAGAGAATATCCGAAAAAGATATGAGGATGCTTGGAGTTTTATATGAAAAGTATAAAACAATACTCTTTAATCACTTTATGCGAGTGACGCTTGATTATGATACGAGTAATGATTTACTTATGGAGACATTTGTAAGAATTGATAAGTACAGTCATACATTTAAAGGTGGGTTTAAGACTCGTTCATGGATTTATCAAATTTCAAATAATTTAATTAAAGATCATTTTAAAAAAATTAAAAGATCATATACTTCTATCCATTTTCAAGCAGTAGATGAAGAGCAAACAAACATAGTTCTACCTATAGAAATAGCTCAAAGAGATGAACTCTTATACTGTGCTATTTCAAAACTCAGTCCTTCAGAGAGAAACATAATAAGCATGTATTATCTTCTCGAAATGAGTTATGAAGATATTGCTAATGTAGAAAATATTACAATTAATAATGCGAGAATAAAAACATGCAGAGGGCTAAAAAAATTAAATAAATTATTAAAACATTCAGAAATATGA
- a CDS encoding DNA-binding response regulator, with protein MINCVIIEDEPKAKNVLERYIEKLNDITLIGYCKDGIDAIDELPKLNPDLIFLDINMPNLNGIELLKLLTKKPKIIITTAYSEYALESYDFDVLDYLLKPISFEKFLRAINRYKSSLSEIVDLQNEIQYDSQYTLIKSGSKTHKLRLDDILYLKKDGNYLEIYTAKEKIILIRSSMNDVFKLIPETSFIRIHKSYVVPLDKIDILEVNKITIGKHKIPIGAIYREELNSRLKKDSF; from the coding sequence ATGATAAACTGTGTAATTATAGAAGATGAGCCTAAAGCTAAAAATGTGCTAGAGCGTTATATCGAAAAATTAAATGATATTACATTAATAGGCTATTGTAAAGATGGCATTGATGCGATAGATGAATTACCAAAACTTAATCCAGATCTTATTTTTTTAGATATTAATATGCCTAATTTAAATGGTATTGAGTTGTTAAAATTATTAACCAAAAAACCTAAAATAATAATAACAACTGCTTACAGTGAATATGCCTTAGAAAGCTATGATTTTGATGTTCTAGATTATCTTTTAAAACCTATTTCATTTGAAAAGTTTTTAAGAGCTATTAATAGATATAAATCTTCACTGTCAGAAATAGTTGATTTACAAAATGAAATTCAATATGATAGTCAATACACTTTAATAAAGTCTGGGAGTAAAACACACAAATTAAGATTAGACGACATTTTATATTTAAAAAAAGATGGCAATTACCTTGAGATCTATACTGCTAAAGAAAAAATCATTCTAATCAGGTCTTCGATGAATGATGTATTTAAATTAATACCAGAAACATCTTTTATAAGGATACATAAATCTTATGTGGTGCCGTTAGATAAAATTGATATTTTAGAAGTTAATAAAATTACTATTGGTAAACATAAGATCCCAATTGGTGCTATATATAGAGAAGAGCTCAACAGTCGTTTAAAAAAAGATAGTTTTTAA